In Amycolatopsis sp. EV170708-02-1, the following are encoded in one genomic region:
- a CDS encoding MGMT family protein, with product MDDELHERVREVIASVPAGSVATYGDIASVSGAPSPRLVGRILGEDGHDLPWHRILRADGTPAPHLVDEQLQRLRAEGVMADGQRVDLRKYRWQRDPDDDAGPGALF from the coding sequence ATGGATGACGAACTGCACGAGCGGGTGCGCGAGGTCATCGCGAGCGTGCCCGCCGGCTCGGTCGCGACTTATGGGGATATAGCGTCGGTTTCGGGCGCGCCGTCGCCGCGGCTGGTCGGCCGGATCCTCGGCGAGGACGGCCACGATCTGCCTTGGCACCGCATTCTGCGGGCCGACGGGACGCCTGCTCCGCATCTGGTCGACGAGCAGCTGCAACGGCTGCGCGCGGAAGGTGTCATGGCCGACGGCCAGCGCGTCGACCTGCGAAAATACCGGTGGCAACGTGATCCCGACGACGACGCTGGTCCCGGCGCTCTCTTTTAG
- a CDS encoding siderophore-interacting protein produces the protein MSYIEAKVTGVRRLTPHMSRVTFSGASLVDHAPDQYLKVFFPQPGQAEPVLPAPLAGDEVLSWYRTYLAMPDDVRPAMRTYTVRALRPSVQEVDIDFVLHGDEGPASAWASRASEGDRVAFLGPHGLYDVPPETNWQLLVGDETAIPAIGAIVEALPAGTRALVYIEISDREDRQVFDTQGTVELHWVVRGSGAVGEAVLEAVRKAELPGGTAYAWISGEANMVKLVRRHLVRERGIDKRAICFTGYWRQGVSEEAAGREAMRQAEAGEAPSEED, from the coding sequence ATGAGTTACATCGAGGCGAAGGTGACTGGTGTCCGGCGGCTCACCCCGCATATGAGCCGGGTGACCTTCTCGGGGGCGTCGCTGGTGGACCACGCGCCCGACCAGTACCTGAAGGTGTTCTTCCCGCAGCCCGGCCAGGCGGAACCCGTGCTGCCCGCGCCGCTGGCCGGCGACGAAGTGCTGTCCTGGTACCGGACCTACCTCGCGATGCCCGACGACGTCCGCCCGGCGATGCGCACGTACACCGTGCGCGCGCTGCGTCCGTCGGTGCAGGAGGTCGACATCGACTTCGTGCTGCACGGCGACGAAGGCCCCGCCTCCGCGTGGGCTTCGCGCGCTTCGGAGGGCGACAGGGTCGCGTTCCTGGGGCCGCACGGGCTCTACGACGTGCCCCCGGAGACGAACTGGCAGCTGCTGGTCGGAGACGAGACCGCGATCCCCGCGATCGGCGCGATCGTCGAAGCGCTGCCCGCCGGGACGCGAGCGCTGGTCTACATCGAGATCAGTGATCGCGAAGACCGGCAGGTCTTCGACACCCAGGGGACCGTGGAGTTGCACTGGGTGGTCCGGGGCTCCGGCGCCGTCGGCGAAGCCGTACTGGAGGCCGTGCGGAAGGCGGAGCTGCCGGGCGGGACGGCCTACGCGTGGATCTCCGGCGAGGCGAACATGGTGAAGCTGGTGCGGCGGCACCTCGTACGGGAGCGCGGGATCGACAAGCGGGCGATCTGCTTCACGGGGTACTGGCGGCAGGGGGTCAGCGAAGAGGCCGCTGGGCGCGAGGCGATGCGGCAGGCGGAGGCCGGCGAAGCTCCCTCCGAGGAGGACTGA
- a CDS encoding sensor histidine kinase: MSESQSVTFVRAMLRKGSSVLSASPADEAPDPDSVPDWRYREDSADTLLMRAIRYSALGPIFYRVAAFPKVYIGFLVANGSAGIVPVLSTAILGTLLNVFAVWWVVRGRGIRAKTSGRLMYADLAVGVVLTTIVAVAAPTEIQPFAVDVAWTWMVGTVALWTLSFGLPAACLLVIAAVPFRAFLTWAGGLPLDHPLAMSRSVGCMVALVVAMVTTAGILILLGVGTRFALGIGMRRGQRAERLRTQRVMHDSVLQTLEAMGLEAPDDDSAAAERLAEMRATARAQAAELRRELTGPDAPSARGLAADLAEVATEMARDGLRTQLVAAETEEDYRLSHARRTAIRDAVREALRNTVKHAGTKQVVLRVEECEGGVAVIARDQGTGFSMLDRPPGFGISQSIMARLAEVGGRGTIDSHPGRGTRVTLWVPH; the protein is encoded by the coding sequence ATGTCCGAGTCTCAATCGGTCACGTTCGTGCGCGCGATGTTGCGGAAGGGCTCTTCGGTACTGAGCGCGAGCCCGGCCGACGAAGCACCCGACCCGGATTCGGTGCCGGACTGGCGTTATCGCGAGGACTCCGCGGACACGCTGCTGATGCGCGCGATCCGCTACTCCGCGCTCGGCCCGATCTTCTACCGCGTGGCCGCGTTTCCGAAGGTGTACATCGGTTTCCTGGTCGCGAACGGGTCGGCGGGGATCGTGCCGGTGCTGAGCACGGCGATCCTCGGGACGCTGCTCAACGTCTTCGCGGTGTGGTGGGTGGTGCGCGGCCGCGGGATCCGGGCGAAGACGTCCGGACGGCTGATGTACGCGGATCTCGCCGTGGGTGTGGTGCTCACGACGATCGTGGCCGTCGCGGCGCCCACCGAGATCCAGCCGTTCGCCGTCGATGTCGCGTGGACGTGGATGGTCGGGACGGTGGCGTTGTGGACACTGTCGTTCGGGCTGCCCGCCGCTTGCCTGCTGGTGATCGCGGCCGTGCCGTTCCGGGCCTTCCTGACCTGGGCGGGCGGGCTCCCGCTCGACCATCCGCTCGCGATGAGCCGGTCGGTGGGGTGCATGGTCGCGCTCGTCGTGGCGATGGTGACCACGGCCGGGATCCTGATCCTGCTCGGTGTCGGGACCCGGTTCGCGCTGGGCATCGGGATGCGCCGGGGGCAGCGCGCCGAACGCCTGCGGACCCAGCGGGTGATGCACGATTCCGTGCTGCAGACGTTGGAAGCGATGGGGCTCGAAGCGCCGGACGACGATTCCGCCGCCGCGGAACGGCTCGCGGAGATGCGCGCGACGGCGCGGGCGCAGGCCGCCGAACTGCGCCGCGAACTGACCGGCCCAGACGCGCCTTCGGCCCGGGGCCTCGCGGCGGACCTCGCCGAGGTCGCCACCGAAATGGCGCGCGACGGCCTCCGCACCCAGCTCGTCGCCGCCGAGACCGAAGAGGACTACCGCCTCTCGCACGCGCGCCGGACCGCCATCCGAGACGCCGTCCGCGAAGCGCTCCGAAACACCGTAAAGCACGCCGGGACGAAACAGGTCGTGCTTCGCGTCGAGGAGTGCGAAGGCGGCGTCGCGGTCATCGCGCGGGATCAGGGGACCGGCTTCAGCATGCTGGACCGGCCGCCGGGCTTCGGGATCAGCCAGTCGATCATGGCGCGGCTGGCGGAGGTCGGCGGGCGGGGGACGATCGATTCGCATCCGGGGCGGGGGACGCGGGTGACGCTTTGGGTGCCGCACTGA
- a CDS encoding uroporphyrinogen-III synthase — MADLDGITIGITAERRADDFIGALTRQGATVLHAPTIRIVPLPDDTELRAATDAVLAGPVGFTAVTTGAGFRGWLSAAEGWGLREPLLERLAASRIFARGPKAVGAVRGFGLREEFSAPEESNAELFEGLRDAGVRGERVAVQLHGTLLPELTASLRDAGADVVQAQPYRWLSPADVAPVHELVESVIAGRVHALAFTSAPAAANLLTLAGPRREELLAALRGPVLCACVGPVTAAPLEAAGVPTVQPERQRLGALVKLLVAELRIRPS, encoded by the coding sequence ATGGCTGACCTGGACGGCATCACGATCGGGATCACCGCGGAGCGGCGGGCCGACGACTTCATCGGCGCGCTGACCCGGCAGGGCGCGACGGTGCTGCACGCGCCCACCATCCGGATCGTCCCGCTGCCCGACGACACCGAACTGCGCGCGGCGACGGACGCTGTACTCGCCGGGCCGGTCGGGTTCACCGCCGTCACCACCGGCGCCGGATTCCGTGGCTGGCTTTCGGCGGCCGAAGGCTGGGGATTGCGCGAGCCGTTGCTGGAACGGCTGGCGGCGTCACGGATCTTCGCGCGCGGGCCGAAGGCGGTGGGCGCGGTGCGTGGTTTCGGCCTCCGGGAGGAGTTCTCCGCGCCCGAGGAGAGCAACGCCGAACTGTTCGAAGGATTGCGCGACGCCGGGGTTCGCGGCGAACGGGTCGCCGTCCAGCTGCACGGCACCTTGTTGCCCGAACTCACCGCGTCGCTGCGGGACGCGGGCGCGGATGTCGTCCAGGCGCAGCCGTATCGCTGGCTTTCGCCCGCGGACGTCGCCCCTGTGCACGAACTCGTCGAAAGCGTGATCGCCGGACGCGTGCACGCTTTGGCCTTCACCTCCGCTCCGGCGGCGGCGAACCTGCTGACGCTGGCGGGCCCGCGCCGCGAGGAACTCCTTGCCGCGCTGCGAGGTCCGGTGCTGTGCGCGTGCGTCGGACCGGTGACCGCGGCGCCGCTGGAAGCCGCCGGGGTGCCGACCGTGCAACCGGAACGTCAGCGACTCGGCGCGTTGGTCAAACTTCTCGTCGCGGAACTGCGCATTCGGCCGTCTTGA
- a CDS encoding YafY family protein, protein MRASRLLSVLLLLQNRGRMTAEELAAELEVSVRTVYRDVEALSAAGVPVYADRGRTGGYQLVDGYRTRLTGLTEEEAQSLSLAGLPGAATELGLGAVLAAAQLKLHAAMPSELRAGAGKISERFHLDVPGWHRGIESLPRLSELADAVWHGRRVKVRYERWGQRKVDRVLDPLGLILKAGNWYLAARCDGTDRTYRISRIEELEDLGETFERPSDFDLARYWQEWSEQFEKRMYSRTAVVRLNEFARILLPFYLGAVGARALRETAAEPDENGWLTMELPVEPGESAVGELLRFGGNLEVLEPPELRERLAEEIGKMGAVYG, encoded by the coding sequence ATGCGCGCGAGCAGGCTCCTGTCGGTCCTCCTCCTGCTGCAGAACCGCGGCCGGATGACGGCCGAGGAGCTGGCGGCCGAGCTGGAGGTGTCGGTCCGGACGGTGTACCGCGACGTCGAGGCGCTGTCCGCGGCCGGCGTGCCGGTGTACGCCGATCGCGGGCGCACGGGCGGATATCAGCTGGTCGACGGCTATCGCACGCGGCTGACCGGGCTGACCGAGGAGGAGGCGCAATCGCTTTCGCTGGCCGGCCTGCCCGGCGCGGCCACCGAACTCGGGCTCGGCGCGGTCCTCGCCGCCGCGCAGCTCAAACTGCACGCGGCCATGCCGTCGGAGCTGCGTGCCGGGGCGGGCAAGATCTCCGAACGGTTCCACCTGGACGTCCCGGGCTGGCATCGCGGGATCGAAAGCCTGCCGCGGCTGTCCGAACTGGCCGACGCGGTCTGGCACGGGCGGCGCGTCAAGGTCCGGTACGAACGCTGGGGGCAGCGGAAGGTCGACCGGGTCCTCGACCCGCTGGGCCTGATCCTCAAGGCGGGCAACTGGTATCTCGCGGCGCGATGCGACGGGACTGACCGGACATACCGGATCTCCCGTATCGAAGAGCTGGAAGATCTCGGCGAGACCTTCGAGCGGCCGTCGGACTTCGACCTCGCGCGCTACTGGCAGGAATGGTCCGAGCAGTTCGAAAAGCGGATGTACTCACGGACGGCGGTGGTGCGGCTGAACGAGTTCGCCCGCATACTGCTGCCGTTCTACCTCGGGGCCGTCGGAGCCCGGGCGTTGCGGGAAACAGCCGCGGAGCCGGACGAAAACGGCTGGCTGACGATGGAACTCCCCGTGGAACCGGGAGAATCGGCCGTCGGCGAGCTACTGAGGTTCGGCGGGAACCTCGAAGTACTCGAACCGCCGGAGCTGCGCGAGCGGCTGGCGGAGGAGATCGGGAAGATGGGCGCGGTTTATGGCTGA
- a CDS encoding DUF3224 domain-containing protein, translating to MNTFAMKNWEESVVSGAEGAPRVAYAHATLTYSGLIEGESVLDYLLYYAGEGYDGGGTTSPGLERIEGSVDGRKGSFVIKHDTGFDTQGITSAFTVVEGSGTGELAGITGSGTTTGTLGEPTMSYTLDYSL from the coding sequence ATGAACACGTTCGCCATGAAGAACTGGGAAGAATCCGTCGTCAGCGGCGCGGAAGGCGCGCCGCGAGTCGCCTACGCGCACGCCACGCTCACCTACAGCGGGCTGATCGAAGGCGAGTCGGTCCTCGACTACCTGCTGTACTACGCGGGTGAGGGCTACGACGGCGGCGGCACGACCTCTCCCGGCCTCGAACGGATCGAAGGCAGCGTGGACGGCCGTAAGGGAAGCTTCGTGATCAAGCACGACACCGGGTTCGACACGCAGGGGATCACGTCGGCGTTCACGGTGGTCGAAGGCTCCGGAACGGGTGAACTCGCCGGGATCACCGGCAGCGGCACCACTACCGGCACCCTCGGCGAGCCGACGATGTCGTACACGCTGGACTACTCGCTCTAA